Part of the Nakamurella alba genome is shown below.
CGGGTGGTGGTCCTCACCGGCGCCGGCCGGGGCTTCTGCGCCGGTCTGGACCTGCGCGGCTACGGCGACGACGACGAGGTGCAGCGGCAGGGGTTCCCCGGGCGGACGATGAGCCGGCAGCGGGAGATCGCCGAGATCGCGGTGCGGCTGCACGAGCTGCCGCAGCCGGTGATCGCCGCGGTCAACGGCCCGGCCGCCGGTGGCGGGCTGGCCATGGTGCTCGCCGCGGACGTCCGGATCGCCGCCACCGAAGCGGCTTTCGCGGTCGGCTTCATCCGGGCGGGCTTCAGCGGGTGTGACATCGGGCTGTCCTGGCTGCTGCCCCGGGTGATCGGTGCCGGTCACGCCCACGAGCTGATGCTGACGGGCCGGCGGATCGACGCGGAGCGAGCCGAGCGGATCGGTCTGGTGACCCGGCTGGTGCCGGGCGCGGACCTGCAGGACACCGCACTGGCCGTCGCCGCCGAGATCCTGCAGAACCCGCCGCTCTCGGTCGAGATGACCAAGCAGGGCATGTGGATCGCGCTGGAGACGCCGTCGTTCCGGGCGTCCGTCGAGTTCGAGAACCGGCAGCAGGTGTACACCGCGATGACCGAGGACCGCACCGAGGCGGTGACCGCGTTCCTGGAGAAGCGGCCGCCGGTCTACAGCCGGCGCTGAACACCCCTACCCGAGGAACGGCTGCAGTGCCCGCTCCGGGGCGTTCACCGAGCGCAGGGCGGTCACCACGTAGTCGGCGGTGACGGTGGTCGCCGACCGCTCGCCGCCCGCGCGGAACCACACGGCGACGGACTGGAACATGCCGAGCAGGGCGCGGGCGGTCTGTTTCGGTGACTCGGCCACGAGAACACTGCTGCGGACGCCGTTCTCGATGGTGCCGCGGATGAGCAGCTCGATCCGGCGCCGCTTCTCGACGTAGGACTCCCGCTCGAACGGCGACAGGCTGCGGATCTCGTTGTCCAGGTGGGCCAGGTGGGTGTTGTGCGTGACGTGCAGCATCAGGCACTCGGCCAGGTTGCTCAGGCCCAGGACCGGGTCGTCGCCGGCATCGGCCAGCGCCAGCCGGCAGCGCTCGTACAGCGCGGTGATGGCCGGGTCCAGCAGGCCGATGAGGATCGCTTCCTTGTTGGCGTGGTGGTAGTACAGGGCCGGCACGGTGACCCCGACCCGGCGCGCGATGTCCCTGACGGACGTTCCGTGGTAACCGTTCTCGCGGAACGCGGCGAGGGCCTCGGTGAGGATCGGGGACAGCGCGGTCGGCGGCACCGATCGCCAGTCGACCGCCGGTGCGGCCACGGGGAGCGGTGTCACCGGCAGCGCGGGGCCCGCCGTCGTCGGATCGACCCGGGCCTTGCGGGTGCGCCCCGGCGCAGGTCGCGAGCTCATCGGTCACACCCCCGTTCCTCCGGCGTCGGGCCGCGCCCACGATAGCCCAGCGGGGCCGTCACCGAGCGGGTCCGCGGCGGCGGCGTGTGCGTGATCAGGGCAGGCCGCCGTCGACCCGCAGGACCGCCCCGGTGGTGTAGCCGGAGACGTCGGTGGCGAAGTACACGACCGCGCCGACCACCTCCTCGACCGTGCCGCACCGGCCGAGTGCCACCGACGCGGCGAGCCGCTCCTGCTCGCCCTCCCGCCAGTGCGTGGCGATGTCGGACAGGATCGGGCCGGGGTGCACGGTGTTCACCCGCACCTTCGGTGCCAGTGCCTGGGCGAAACCCTCGGTGAGCACGTGCAGTCCGGCCTTGGCGGCGGAGTAGGGCAGCGCCGCCGGGACCGGCCGCACCGCGGCCGAGGAGCCGATGTTGACGATGCTGCCGCCGCGGCCGGCGGCCATCGCACCACCCAGCAGGGCGGTCAGCCGGAACGGGCCGCGCAGGTTCACGTTGATGACCTTGTCGAACAGGTCCGCGGTGACCGAGGTCAGGTCGTCGTAGAGCGGGGAGAGACCGGCGTTGTTGACCAGGATGTCGACGTCGCCGAAGGTCTCCAGCGCGGTCGCGGCGAGCCGGTCGCAGTCGTCCCAGCTGCTCACGTTCATGCCCACCGGCAGCGCCCGCACCCCGTGCTCCGACGTCACCTCGGCCGCGAGATCCGCGCAGGCGGACTCCTTCCGGCTGGCGATCACCACGTCGCAGCCCCGGGCGGCCAGCGCCAGGACGACGGCACGGCCGATGCCGCGGCTGCCCCCGGTGACCACCGCGCAGCGACCGGCCAGGTCGCGCGCCGGCGCGTCGGTGGTCATACCGCGGCCGGCTCCGGCGACGGCTCCGCGGTGGGTGCCGCCTCGGGATAGAGCTCCCGGGCATGCTCGAGCCGGGTGGAGCGGACGTAGTCCGGGAACATGCCGGCGGCCGGGGCGACGGTCCGCAGCACCTCCTTGGCGACCACGACCTTGTGCACCTCGGTCGGCCCGTCGGCCAGCCCCACGTGGAAGGAGTTGACCAGCCACGCCGCCAGCGGCAGCTCGTGACTCAGGCCGAGCGAGCCGTGCAGGTGCAGGGCCCGCGCCGAGATGTCGTGCAGGATCTTCGGCATGATCGACTTCACCGCGGACACATTGGCCCGCAGCGCTTTCCAGTCATGACCCTGGTCGGCGAGCCAGGCCGTCTCCAGCACCAGCAGCCGGAACTGGCGCAGTTCCACCCAGCTGTCGGCGATCTTCTCCTGCACCATCTGCTTGTTCGCCAGCAGCTCGCCCTTGGTGGACCGGGACACCACCCGCTCGCACATCATCTCGAAGGCCCGGGTGGCCTGGGCGAGCGTGCGCATGGCGTGGTGCATCCGGCCGCCGCCGAGCCGGGACTGCGCGACCAGGAAGCCGTCACCGGGTCCGCCGAGCATGGCCGAGTCCGGGACCCGCACGTCGGTGAGCCGCAGATGTGCGTGGGTGTCGTCCTTCTCGCCGTAGAAGCCGTAGTTGCGGACGACCTCGATGCCCGGGGTGCCGGTGGGCACCACGAACATCGACATCCGCCGGTGCGGTGACTCCGCGTCCGGGTCGGTGACCACCATGAAGATGAAGAACGCCGCGGTCTCCGCCTCGGAGGCGAACCACTTCTCGCCGTTGATCACCCAGTCGTCACCGTCCCGCACCGCGAGCGTGCGCATCATCA
Proteins encoded:
- a CDS encoding SDR family NAD(P)-dependent oxidoreductase — translated: MTTDAPARDLAGRCAVVTGGSRGIGRAVVLALAARGCDVVIASRKESACADLAAEVTSEHGVRALPVGMNVSSWDDCDRLAATALETFGDVDILVNNAGLSPLYDDLTSVTADLFDKVINVNLRGPFRLTALLGGAMAAGRGGSIVNIGSSAAVRPVPAALPYSAAKAGLHVLTEGFAQALAPKVRVNTVHPGPILSDIATHWREGEQERLAASVALGRCGTVEEVVGAVVYFATDVSGYTTGAVLRVDGGLP
- a CDS encoding acyl-CoA dehydrogenase family protein, with translation MWSFATDPEFQLELDWIDDFVRTRVQPLDEILGSQWNIHDPEFVRLVRPLQAEVKARGLWACHLGPELGGPGYGQLKLALMNEKFGMSRFGPIVFGAQAPDTGNAEILARFGTDEQKRTYLEPLLANDIVSCFSMTEPQGGADPLMMRTLAVRDGDDWVINGEKWFASEAETAAFFIFMVVTDPDAESPHRRMSMFVVPTGTPGIEVVRNYGFYGEKDDTHAHLRLTDVRVPDSAMLGGPGDGFLVAQSRLGGGRMHHAMRTLAQATRAFEMMCERVVSRSTKGELLANKQMVQEKIADSWVELRQFRLLVLETAWLADQGHDWKALRANVSAVKSIMPKILHDISARALHLHGSLGLSHELPLAAWLVNSFHVGLADGPTEVHKVVVAKEVLRTVAPAAGMFPDYVRSTRLEHARELYPEAAPTAEPSPEPAAV
- a CDS encoding enoyl-CoA hydratase/isomerase family protein, with the protein product MTPTDNAVVVDTPAPGVTRITLHRPEVLNALDHSMTRTLLRVLAEIAVDTTCRVVVLTGAGRGFCAGLDLRGYGDDDEVQRQGFPGRTMSRQREIAEIAVRLHELPQPVIAAVNGPAAGGGLAMVLAADVRIAATEAAFAVGFIRAGFSGCDIGLSWLLPRVIGAGHAHELMLTGRRIDAERAERIGLVTRLVPGADLQDTALAVAAEILQNPPLSVEMTKQGMWIALETPSFRASVEFENRQQVYTAMTEDRTEAVTAFLEKRPPVYSRR
- a CDS encoding TetR/AcrR family transcriptional regulator; protein product: MSSRPAPGRTRKARVDPTTAGPALPVTPLPVAAPAVDWRSVPPTALSPILTEALAAFRENGYHGTSVRDIARRVGVTVPALYYHHANKEAILIGLLDPAITALYERCRLALADAGDDPVLGLSNLAECLMLHVTHNTHLAHLDNEIRSLSPFERESYVEKRRRIELLIRGTIENGVRSSVLVAESPKQTARALLGMFQSVAVWFRAGGERSATTVTADYVVTALRSVNAPERALQPFLG